A region of Mesorhizobium sp. M3A.F.Ca.ET.080.04.2.1 DNA encodes the following proteins:
- a CDS encoding ABC transporter permease: MRSDRGQSAPLGLKIAAACGLLFLHLPIVLIFVYAFTTEEKSFVWPPPGLTTQWFAVTWNRPDVWEALSLSIRVAAISTAIALVLGTLCAAAVSRTRFFGRETISLLVILPIALPGIITGIALRSAFALADIPFSFWTIVLGHATFCVVVVYNNAVARFRRTSGSMIEASMDLGADGFQTFRHVVLPNIATALLAGGMLAFALSFDEVIVTTFTAGQQQTVPIWMLEELIRPRQRPVTNVVAMVVVLVTLLPILFAYYLTRDGDQIAGGGK, translated from the coding sequence ATGCGCTCTGATCGCGGCCAATCCGCTCCGCTCGGCCTGAAGATCGCCGCCGCCTGCGGCCTGCTCTTCCTGCATCTGCCGATCGTCCTGATCTTCGTCTACGCCTTCACCACCGAAGAGAAGAGCTTCGTCTGGCCGCCGCCCGGACTCACCACGCAATGGTTCGCCGTCACCTGGAACCGGCCGGATGTCTGGGAGGCGCTGTCGCTGTCGATCCGCGTCGCGGCGATCTCGACGGCGATCGCGCTGGTGCTGGGCACGCTGTGCGCCGCCGCGGTATCGCGCACGCGTTTTTTCGGCCGCGAGACCATCTCGCTGCTGGTCATCCTGCCGATCGCGCTGCCCGGCATCATCACCGGCATCGCGCTGCGCTCGGCCTTCGCGCTCGCCGACATCCCGTTCTCGTTCTGGACGATCGTGCTCGGCCACGCCACCTTCTGCGTGGTCGTCGTCTACAACAACGCCGTGGCCCGCTTCCGCCGCACCTCCGGATCGATGATCGAGGCCTCGATGGACCTTGGTGCCGATGGCTTCCAGACCTTCCGGCATGTCGTGCTGCCCAACATCGCCACGGCACTGCTCGCCGGTGGCATGTTGGCCTTCGCACTGTCCTTCGACGAAGTCATCGTCACCACCTTCACCGCCGGCCAGCAGCAGACCGTGCCGATCTGGATGCTCGAGGAACTGATCCGCCCGCGCCAGCGTCCGGTGACCAATGTCGTGGCCATGGTCGTCGTGCTGGTGACGCTGCTGCCGATCCTCTTTGCCTATTACCTGACCCGCGACGGCGACCAGATCGCGGGGGGTGGGAAATGA
- a CDS encoding ABC transporter ATP-binding protein: MTAAVSFKQVSRHFGSVRAVDAVDLDIAPGEFFAMLGPSGSGKTTCLRLIAGFEQPTAGSISIFGERAEGVPPYRRNVNTVFQDYALFPHLNVLDNVAYGLMVKGIGKAQRLKAAEEALSMVRLPGYGARRPGQLSGGQRQRVALARALVNQPKVLLLDEPLGALDLKLRENMQEELKSLQKVLGITFVFVTHDQGEALSMADRVAVFNDGRIMQVGTPEDIYQRPRTRFVADFVGSSNVLPPDFVQRYSGQRRWGSLRPESIRVTRATSGDGVAARMVATNYLGATTRLALDADGLRLHAMVPAGTELPAEGEAVMLTFNRESLHLMDEQA, translated from the coding sequence ATGACCGCCGCCGTTTCCTTCAAACAAGTCTCGCGCCATTTCGGCAGCGTGCGTGCCGTCGACGCGGTCGATCTCGATATCGCGCCGGGCGAGTTCTTCGCCATGCTTGGCCCTTCGGGGTCCGGCAAGACAACCTGCCTGCGCCTGATCGCCGGCTTCGAGCAGCCGACCGCCGGCTCGATCTCGATCTTCGGCGAGCGCGCCGAAGGCGTGCCGCCCTATCGGCGCAACGTCAACACCGTGTTCCAGGACTACGCGCTGTTTCCGCACCTGAATGTGCTGGACAACGTCGCCTACGGCCTGATGGTCAAGGGCATCGGCAAGGCGCAGAGGCTGAAGGCAGCGGAAGAGGCGCTGTCGATGGTGCGCCTGCCGGGCTACGGCGCGCGCCGCCCCGGCCAGCTCTCCGGCGGCCAGCGCCAGCGCGTCGCGCTGGCGCGTGCGCTGGTCAACCAGCCCAAGGTGCTGCTGCTCGACGAGCCGCTCGGCGCGCTCGACCTCAAGCTGCGCGAGAACATGCAGGAGGAACTGAAATCGCTGCAGAAGGTGCTCGGTATAACCTTCGTCTTCGTCACCCATGATCAGGGCGAGGCGTTGTCCATGGCCGATCGCGTCGCCGTCTTCAACGACGGCCGGATCATGCAGGTCGGCACGCCCGAGGACATCTACCAGCGGCCGAGGACGCGCTTCGTCGCCGATTTCGTCGGCTCCTCCAACGTGCTGCCACCGGACTTCGTCCAGCGCTATTCAGGCCAGCGCCGCTGGGGCAGCCTGCGCCCCGAATCCATTCGCGTCACGCGTGCGACGAGCGGCGACGGCGTCGCCGCGCGCATGGTCGCGACCAACTATTTGGGCGCCACGACGAGGCTGGCGCTCGATGCCGATGGGCTCAGGCTCCACGCCATGGTGCCGGCCGGTACCGAGCTGCCGGCCGAGGGCGAAGCGGTGATGCTCACCTTCAATCGCGAGAGCCTGCATCTGATGGACGAGCAGGCATGA
- a CDS encoding ABC transporter substrate-binding protein, protein MNAFLKSCTALTVALTFSGQAVAQVKELGKGEGELNIVAWPGYIERGETDKNYDWVSAFEKETGCKVNVKTANTSDEMVSLMNEGGFDLVTASGDASLRLVAGKRVQPINIDLVPSWKTVDDRLKDAPWFTVDKVHYGVPYQWGPNVLMYNTDVFKEAPKSWNVVFEEMKLPDGKSNKGRVQAYDGPIHIADAANYLMFHKPELGIKDPYELSEDQYKAALDLLRTQRTLVGRYWHDAAIQVDDFQNEGVVASGSWPYQVNTLVAAKKPIASTVPEEGVTGWADTTMMEADAAHPNCAYMWLEHSLSPKVQGDVSSWFGSLPVVPAACKGNELLGDEGCKTNGYDNFDKIKFWKTPVSKCASQNGQCVPYYRWVSDYIGVIGGR, encoded by the coding sequence ATGAATGCATTCCTGAAGTCATGCACGGCGTTGACGGTTGCGCTGACCTTCTCGGGTCAGGCTGTCGCCCAGGTCAAGGAACTCGGCAAGGGCGAAGGCGAGCTCAATATCGTCGCCTGGCCGGGCTATATCGAGCGCGGCGAAACCGACAAGAACTACGACTGGGTGTCCGCCTTCGAGAAGGAGACCGGCTGCAAGGTCAACGTGAAGACCGCCAACACGTCGGACGAAATGGTCTCGCTGATGAATGAAGGCGGCTTCGACCTCGTGACGGCTTCAGGCGACGCCTCGCTGCGCCTCGTCGCCGGCAAGCGCGTGCAGCCCATCAACATCGACCTCGTCCCGAGCTGGAAGACGGTCGACGATCGCCTCAAGGACGCTCCCTGGTTCACGGTCGACAAGGTGCATTATGGCGTTCCCTATCAGTGGGGCCCGAACGTGCTGATGTACAACACCGATGTCTTCAAGGAAGCGCCCAAGAGCTGGAATGTCGTCTTCGAGGAAATGAAGCTGCCCGACGGCAAGTCGAACAAGGGCCGCGTGCAGGCCTATGACGGGCCGATCCACATTGCCGACGCGGCCAACTACCTGATGTTCCACAAGCCGGAACTCGGCATCAAGGATCCTTACGAGCTCAGCGAGGACCAGTACAAGGCCGCGCTCGACCTGCTCCGCACGCAGCGCACGCTTGTCGGGCGCTACTGGCATGATGCCGCCATCCAGGTCGACGATTTCCAGAACGAGGGCGTGGTCGCCTCCGGCTCGTGGCCGTATCAGGTCAACACGCTGGTCGCCGCCAAGAAGCCGATCGCCTCGACGGTGCCGGAGGAAGGCGTCACCGGGTGGGCAGACACCACCATGATGGAGGCCGACGCCGCTCATCCGAACTGCGCCTATATGTGGCTCGAGCACTCGCTGTCGCCGAAGGTCCAGGGCGACGTCTCGTCCTGGTTCGGCTCGCTGCCGGTCGTGCCGGCGGCCTGCAAGGGCAATGAACTGCTCGGCGACGAGGGCTGCAAGACCAACGGCTACGACAATTTCGACAAGATCAAGTTCTGGAAGACGCCGGTGTCGAAATGCGCCAGCCAGAACGGCCAGTGCGTGCCCTATTACCGCTGGGTGTCGGATTATATCGGCGTCATCGGCGGGCGGTAG
- a CDS encoding ABC transporter permease: MRGALSDLFWRRPKLLLLLMLLPPVLWLGIVYIGSLFALLLQSFFSIDEFSGLINREFTLKTYGDLLQAANLDIILRTVTMAALVTFASAVIAFPIAYYAARYARGRWKALFYLGVMLPLWSSYLVKIYAWKLILAKEGILTWLLAKLNLLWLLDAWLSLPIVGGNSLSVSFTGTFIVFVYVWLPFMILPVQAALERVPGNLVEASSDLGASPGQTFRNVLFPLALPGIVAGSIFTFSLTLGDYIIPQIIGTSRLFIGQAVYSQQGTAGNIPLAAAFTVVPIVIMGFYLWGAKRMGAFDAL; the protein is encoded by the coding sequence ATGCGCGGCGCGCTGTCCGACCTCTTCTGGCGCCGGCCGAAGCTTCTGCTTCTGCTGATGCTGCTGCCGCCGGTGCTGTGGCTGGGCATCGTCTATATCGGCTCGCTCTTCGCGCTGCTTTTGCAGAGCTTCTTTTCGATCGACGAATTCTCCGGTCTCATCAACCGCGAGTTCACATTGAAGACTTACGGCGACCTGTTGCAGGCCGCCAATCTCGACATCATCCTGCGCACGGTGACGATGGCCGCACTGGTCACGTTCGCCTCGGCGGTCATCGCCTTCCCCATCGCCTATTACGCGGCGCGCTATGCGCGCGGCCGCTGGAAGGCGCTGTTCTATCTCGGCGTCATGCTGCCCTTGTGGTCGAGCTATCTGGTTAAGATCTATGCCTGGAAGCTGATCCTCGCCAAGGAAGGCATCCTCACCTGGCTGCTCGCCAAGCTCAACCTTCTGTGGCTGCTCGACGCCTGGCTGTCGCTGCCGATCGTCGGCGGCAACTCGCTGTCGGTGTCCTTCACCGGCACCTTCATCGTCTTCGTCTATGTCTGGCTGCCCTTCATGATCCTCCCCGTCCAGGCAGCGCTCGAGCGCGTGCCCGGCAATCTGGTCGAGGCCTCGTCCGATCTCGGCGCCTCGCCCGGCCAGACCTTCCGCAACGTTTTGTTCCCGCTGGCGCTGCCCGGCATCGTCGCCGGCTCGATCTTCACCTTCTCGCTGACTTTGGGCGACTACATCATCCCGCAGATCATCGGCACTTCGCGCCTGTTCATCGGCCAAGCCGTGTATTCGCAGCAGGGCACCGCCGGCAACATACCCTTAGCCGCCGCCTTCACCGTGGTGCCCATAGTCATCATGGGCTTCTACCTCTGGGGTGCCAAGCGCATGGGGGCCTTCGATGCGCTCTGA